The Polyangium aurulentum genomic interval GCGCCCGCCGCCGCCCTGCGCGATGAGCTGCTTGGCCACCGCTTGCGTGCACAGGAACGTGCCCTTCAGGTGCACGGCGATCACCGAGTCCCAGAGCGACTCGTCCATCTTGAGCAGCGTCTTGTCCCGCAAGATGCCCGCGTTGTTGACGAGGATGTCGACGCGCCCGAACGCGTCGAGCGCGGTCTTCAAGATCCCCGCCGCGCCCTCGGCCGTGGCGACGCTGTCGAAATTGGCGACGGCCGTGCCGCCCGCGGCCGTGATCTCGTCGGCGACGGCGCGCGCCATGCCCTCGCTCGAGCCCGCGCCGTCACGCGCGCCGCCCACGTCGTTGACGACGACCCGCGCTCCCTCGCGCGCGAAAAGCAGCGCCTCCGCGCGGCCAATCCCACCGCCAGCGCCCGTGATGATTGCCACCTTGCCGTCGAGCAGACCCATCCTCACTCCTCCTTCGCCGGGCGCGAGCTTGGCACACGGGCGCCCCGCGTGGCGCCGATTTCACATGCCGAGCGAGCGCGAGCCTCGCCCGTTGCTTGCCCTTCCCCGCCCCACCGTGTAACGACGAGCCCGCGT includes:
- a CDS encoding SDR family NAD(P)-dependent oxidoreductase — encoded protein: MGLLDGKVAIITGAGGGIGRAEALLFAREGARVVVNDVGGARDGAGSSEGMARAVADEITAAGGTAVANFDSVATAEGAAGILKTALDAFGRVDILVNNAGILRDKTLLKMDESLWDSVIAVHLKGTFLCTQAVAKQLIAQGGGGRIVNTTSVSGMLGNFGQANYAAAKAGIYGFTRTAAIELQKHRITVNALAPVAKTRMTEDLPMFQTGMDSLTPEHIAPAALFLGSDLCGDRTGNVLAVTGSQMFAYKVVQTPGKFKDEGAAWTAQEIADHWDAITKV